In Oreochromis niloticus isolate F11D_XX linkage group LG5, O_niloticus_UMD_NMBU, whole genome shotgun sequence, a single window of DNA contains:
- the tp53rk gene encoding EKC/KEOPS complex subunit TP53RK — translation MARENNMAVPEFLREAELLKQGAEARVYRAEFLGRPTIVKERFPKRYRHPALDEKLTHRRTVQEVRAILRCRRAGISAPVVYFVDYTCHCIFLEEIVGSSTVRDYIASAQQSDSCKELKLQRLAERVGQVLAKMHDEDVIHGDLTTSNMLLRPSPEGGESDLVLIDFGLSYISALPEDKGVDLYVLEKAFLSTHPNTEELFEKLLKSYKASSKKSSAVIKKLDEVRLRGRKRSMVG, via the exons ATGGCGCGGGAGAACAACATGGCGGTCCCTGAGTTCCTCAGGGAAGCAGAGTTGTTGAAGCAAGGGGCAGAAGCCCGGGTATACCGGGCCGAGTTTCTGGGAAGGCCAACCATAGTGAAGGAAAGGTTCCCTAAACGctacagacacccagccttaGACGAAAAGCTGACACACCGCAGGACCGTGCAGGAGGTCCGCGCCATATTACGGTGTCGGAGAGCAG gAATATCTGCCCCTGTAGTCTACTTTGTGGACTATACCTGCCACTGTATCTTCCTGGAGGAGATTGTGGGTTCCTCAACTGTGCGTGACTATATTGCATCTGCTCAACAGTCTGACTCTTGCAAGGAGCTGAAGTTGCAGAGGCTGGCTGAGCGCGTGGGGCAGGTCCTGGCTAAAATGCATGATGAAGATGTCATCCATGGAGACCTGACCACCTCCAACATGCTGCTGAGACCCAGCCCAGAGGGAGGAGAATCCGACCTGGTCCTCATAGATTTTGGTCTGAGTTACATCTCTGCTCTGCCTGAAGATAAGGGTGTGGACTTGTATGTGCTGGAGAAAGCCTTCCTCAGTACCCACCCCAACACAGAGGAACTATTTGAGAAGCTGCTGAAAAGCTACAAGGCGTCATCCAAGAAGTCATCAGCTGTCATTAAAAAGCTTGACGAGGTTCGGTTGAGGGGAAGGAAGAGGTCAATGGTGGGGTGA
- the slc2a10 gene encoding solute carrier family 2, facilitated glucose transporter member 10, translating to MVWLKCAHNKTEAMSRPITPLASVVSTLGGLVFGYELGIISGALLQLKADFRLSCIQQEALVSSLLIGALLASIIGGCLIDRHGSRNSILISNVMILTASLVLLINSFLALVIGRITIGFAMSVSSMSCCLFVSEVVSPDRRGFLVTLYEAGITVGILSAYAINYILSGSKRGWKWMFGLAVVPTLVQLMSICLLPSSSKDSFNQSQCFQNDRTEAQEADDSEVQSSKRNKKVQHSTFYLFKRQDNMRTRTVIGLGLVLFQQFTGQPNVLFYASTIFHTVGFQSDSSAVLASVGLGLVKVIATLISMAFSDRVGRRPLLIGGCSVMALCLITIGLLSGHSQVTAMRPCNSQNIDDNETHAYHSPVGNDSVFDMSLAGSHSLFKNTTQDKDVVFNKIGHISLEPTPETFPKVHGKVFNWIILLCMMGIVSAYSVGFGPMTWLLLSEIFPAAVKGRAFAFTNCFNWAANLLVTFTFLNVIDMIGLSGMFLVYGLTAVAAAVFFYFMLPETKGKTLEEIDKELRLNRFYHHRECCGFISSRNTSPRYQRVHYQVCTSD from the exons ATGGTCTGGCTTAAATGTGCACATAACAAGACAGAAGCAATGA gTCGTCCTATCACCCCACTGGCCAGTGTGGTGTCTACTCTGGGCGGACTTGTCTTTGGTTATGAGCTGGGCATCATATCGGGTGCTTTACTGCAGCTCAAGGCTGATTTCAGGCTGTCGTGCATTCAGCAGGAGGCGCTGGTCAGCTCCTTGCTGATAGGAGCCTTGCTGGCCTCGATCATTGGCGGCTGCCTAATTGACCGTCATGGCTCCAGGAACTCCATCCTCATCAGCAATGTCATGATCCTGACAGccagcctggttctgctcatcAACTCATTCTTAGCACTGGTTATAGGAAGGATCACAATAGGCTTTGCCATGTCTGTATCCTCCATGTCCTGCTGCCTCTTTGTGTCTGAGGTAGTAAGTCCAGACCGCAGAGGTTTCCTGGTAACACTGTATGAGGCTGGGATTACTGTGGGCATCCTGTCAGCTTATGCCATTAACTATATCCTGTCTGGCTCTAAAAGAGGGTGGAAGTGGATGTTTGGTCTAGCTGTGGTACCAACACTGGTACAGCTCATGTCCATCTGCTTACTCCCTTCCAGTAGTAAGGATTCTTTCAACCAGAGTCAGTGCTTTCAAAATGACAGGACTGAAGCCCAAGAAGCAGATGACTCAGAAGTGCAGTCTAGCAAGAGAAATAAGAAGGTTCAACACAGCACTTTCTACCTGTTCAAGCGCCAGGACAATATGAGGACTCGGACTGTCATCGGGCTGGGATTAGTACTCTTTCAGCAGTTCACAGGCCAGCCAAACGTACTCTTTTATGCCTCCACCATCTTCCACACAGTGGGATTTCAGAGTGACTCCTCAGCAGTGTTGGCATCAGTTGGGTTGGGATTGGTCAAAGTGATTGCTACTCTGATATCCATGGCGTTTTCAGACAGAGTGGGCAGAAGGCCTCTGCTCATCGGAGGCTGCTCTGTCATGGCTCTGTGCCTAATAACCATCGGACTCCTCAGTGGACATTCGCAGGTGACCGCTATGAGACCTTGTAATTCTCAAAACATTGACGATAACGAAACACATGCATATCACTCACCTGTTGGCAATGACTCTGTTTTTGATATGTCTCTGGCTGGAAGCCactctctttttaaaaacaccacaCAAGATAAAGATGTAGTGTTCAATAAAATCGGCCACATTTCTTTGGAACCCACTCCAGAAACTTTTCCTAAAGTCCACGGCAAAGTATTCAACTGGATCATCCTCCTGTGTATGATGGGTATTGTCAGTGCATACTCTGTTGGATTTGGACCAA TGACATGGCTCCTCCTGAGTGAAATATTTCCAGCTGCTGTTAAAGGAAGAGCATTCGCATTCACCAACTGCTTCAACTGGGCTGCAAATCTGCTGGTCACCTTCACCTTCTTGAATGTTATTG ATATGATTGGACTGTCAGGGATGTTTCTTGTGTATGGGCTAACTGCTGTGGCAGCTGCAGTGTTCTTCTACTTCATGCTACCAGAGACAAAAGGGAAGACTCTGGAGGAAATAGACAAGGAGTTGCGTTTGAACAG GTTTTACCACCATCGGGAGTGCTGTGGCTTCATCAGCAGCAGAAATACCTCCCCGCGATACCAGAGAGTGCACTATCAGGTTTGCACATCGGACTGA